In a single window of the Arachis hypogaea cultivar Tifrunner chromosome 6, arahy.Tifrunner.gnm2.J5K5, whole genome shotgun sequence genome:
- the LOC112696437 gene encoding zinc finger protein ZAT11, whose amino-acid sequence MSQMKREIDQIDLANCLMLLSNNPIIRKKRSLNNNGEVEFECKTCNRKFPSFQALGGHRTSHNKKPKLESEPNNNNNVDTKPKMHECSICGQEFSLGQALGGHMRRHRSPNDQHQQLVSSINEIQHVVAKVPVFKRSNSLRVRCLDLNLTPLENDLKLLFGSITPNNKLHALV is encoded by the coding sequence ATGAGTCAGATGAAGAGAGAAATAGATCAAATAGACTTGGCGAATTGCCTTATGCTTCTCtctaataatccaataattagaaAGAAAAGAAGCCTCAATAACAATGGTGAAGTGGAATTCGAGTGCAAGACATGTAACCGCAAGTTCCCATCGTTTCAAGCACTTGGAGGCCACAGAACAAGCCACAACAAGAAGCCAAAGCTGGAATcagaacccaacaacaacaacaacgttGATACTAAGCCGAAGATGCACGAGTGCTCCATTTGTGGCCAAGAATTCTCTCTTGGTCAGGCACTCGGAGGCCACATGAGAAGGCACAGATCACCAAATGATCAACATCAACAACTTGTGTCTTCTATCAATGAGATTCAACATGTTGTTGCTAAAGTTCCGGTTTTCAAGAGATCTAATAGTCTAAGGGTTAGGTGCTTGGACTTGAACCTAACACCATTGGAGAATGATTTGAAGCTGCTCTTTGGAAGTATTACTCCTAATAATAAGCTTCATGCCTTAGTTTGA